In Burkholderia pseudomultivorans, the DNA window GCTGCATGCGCTGATGACGGGAATCGCGCCGCTGTCGAACATCGACTATCACACGAGCGAGATGATCCTCGTGATGACGGTGATCGGCGGCACCGGCAACCTGTTCGCGTCGGTGCTCGGCGCGGCGTTCTATGTGCTGTTCGCGGACTGGCTGTCGACGCTGTGGCCGCGCTGGCTGCTGCTGCTCGGCCTCGTGCTGATCGCGGTCAGCCTGTTCATGCAGCGCGGCTTGTGGGGGCTGGGCGAGCGCGTCGCGGCGTCGCTGCGGCGCAATACGGCAACGAGCGGGGAGCAGGCATGAGCGAAGCGATTCTCGAAGCGCGCGGCATCGTCAAGCGCTACGGCAAATTCACGGCGCTCGGCGGCGTCGACCTGCGCATCATGCCGCGCACCGTGCACTCGGTGATCGGCCCGAACGGCGCAGGCAAGACGACGCTGTTCCATACGCTGACGGGCACGTTGCCGATCACGTCGGGTTCGATCGTGTTCGACGGCCACGACGTCACGCAGGAGCCGGATTACAAGCGCGTGCGGCGCGGCATCGCACGCTCGTTCCAGGTCACGAGCCTGTTTCCGAACCTGAGCGTGCGCGAGAACCTGCGCGTCGCCGCGCAGGGCGTCGAGTCGCGCCGCGCGCTGAACCCGTGGACGCCGCCGCGCGGCGCGCTCGCGCACGACGGCATCGTCGACGAGGTGCTGGAGCGGCTCGGCCTGCAGCGCTTCGCGGGCACCGCGGCGGCCGCGCTGTCGCACGGGCAGCAGCGCCGGCTCGAAGTGGGGATGGCACTGGCGGCGCGGCCGCGCGCGATCTTTCTCGACGAGCCGACCTCCGGCATGGGGATCGACGATCTCGACGACATGAAGGCGCTGATCCGCGGCCTGCGCGACGACTATACGGTCGTGCTGATCGAACACAACATGGGGATCGTGATGGACATCTCCGACACGATCACGGTGATGCAGCAAGGGCGCGTGCTGGTCGAAGGCAAGCCCGACGCGATTCGCGGCGACGAGCGCGTGCGCACCGCGTATCTCGGCAACATGATTACCGGAGGCCGCGCATGATGCTCGACGTGAAGGACCTGCACGCCTGCTACGGCAAGAGCCATATCCTGCAGGGCGTGTCGCTGAACGTGCGGGAAGGCGAGACGGTGACGCTGCTCGGCCGCAACGGCGCGGGCAAGTCGACCACGCTGAAGACGATCGCGGGCGTCGTCGCGCCGAGCGGCGGCGCGGTCGCGTTCGCGGGGCGGCCCGTCGCGGGCCAGCCCGCGCACCGGATCGCCGCGCGCGGGCTGTGCTTCGTGCCCGAGCATCGCGGCATCTTCCGGCTGCTGACGGTCGAGGAGAACCTGCGGCTCGGCGCGCGCCGCGATTCGCCGTGGCAGCTCGACGACATCTACCGGATCTTCCCGCGGCTGAAGGAGCGTCGCCGCAACGGCGGCGCGCAGCTGTCGGGCGGCGAGCAGCAGATGCTCGCGATCGGTCGCGCGCTGATGAACCATCCGCGCCTGCTGATGCTCGACGAACCGGTCGAAGGGCTCGCGCCCGTGATCGTCGAGGAAATCGTCGAACAGCTGAAGCAGATCAAGGCGGCCGGCGTCGCGATCCTGCTCGTCGAGCAGAACCTCGAAGTGTGCACGCAGCTCGCGGATCGCCACTTCATCATCGAACAGGGCGTGATCGTCTACGAAGGCGGCAATGCGGCATTCGCGGCCGACCACGAAGTGAAGGACCGTTACCTGGGCGTCGGCGTCGCGTGAGCGCCGCGTTCTTATATTGCGAGGAGTTCCATCGATGCAAGTAGAGGATTCGGGACCGGACGTCGCGACGCGCGCGCTGCGCGTCGACGGCGCGCGGCTGTGGGACAGCCTGATGCGTCTCGCGCAGATCGGCGCGACGAGCAAGGGCGGCGTGTGCCGGCTCGCGCTGACCGAGCGCGATCGCGAGGCGCGCGATCTGTTCGTCGCGTGGGCGAAGGCGATCGGCTGCAGCGTGCGGATCGACGCGATCGGCAATATCTTCGCGCGGCGCGCGGGCGCGTGCGACGACCTGCCGCCCGTGATGACCGGCAGCCATATCGACACGCAGCCGACCGGCGGCAAGTTCGACGGCAACTACGGCGTGCTGGCCGGCCTCGAGGTGCTGCGCGCGCTGGACGATGCGGGCGTGCGCACGCGCGCGCCGCTCGAGGTCGCGGTGTGGACCAACGAGGAAGGCTCGCGCTTCGTGCCGGTGATGATGGGCTCGGGCGTGTTCGCCGGCGCGTTTGCGCTCGAACATGCGCTCGCGCAGCATGACCGGGACGGCGTGTCGGTGCGCGATGCGCTCGCCGCGATCGGCTATGCGGGCGACGCGGCCGGCGCGCATCCGGTCGGCGCGTATTTCGAGGCGCATATCGAGCAGGGCCCGGTGCTCGAAGCGCATGCGACGACGATCGGCGTGGTCGAGGGCGCGCTCGGGCAGCGCTGGTACGACGTGACCGTGCACGGCATGGAGGCGCATGCGGGCCCGACGCCGATGGAACTGCGGCGCGACGCGCTGCTGACGGCCGCGGACCTCGTCCGCACGGTGAACGGCATCGCGCGCGCGCATGCGCCGCACGGGCGCGGCACGGTCGGCTGGGTCGACGTGCATCCGAACTCGCGCAACGTGATTCCCGGGCGCGTGACGCTGACGGTCGACCTGCGTGCGGTCGACGACGCCACGCTCGCCGCGATGGACGCCGCGTTGCGCGCGGCCTGCGCCGACGCGGCGACGCAGGCCGACATGCGGATCGACGTCGAGCAGGTCGTGTACTTCCCGCCGCAGCCGTTCGATGCGGCGCTCGTCGAGCAGGTGCGCGCGGGCGCGAACGCGCTCGGGCTGTCGTCGATGAACGTGATCAGCGGCGCAGGGCACGACGCCGTGTATCTCGCGCGCGTCGCGCCGACCGCGATGATCTTCGTGCCGTGCAAGGACGGCATCAGCCACAACGAGATCGAGGACGCCGATCCCGCGCATCTCGAAGCCGGCTGCAACGTGCTGCTGCAGGCGATGCTCGGCGCGGCCGGCATTGCGGAGGGCGACGCACGATGAAGATCCTGATTGCCCGGATGAATCACGAGACCAATACGTTCTCGCCGGTGCCGACGCCGCTGTCGGCGTTCGGCCGCAACGGCCCCGACTGGGGCGACGACGCGGATCGCGCGAATCGCGGGATGCGCACCGCGATGGCCGCGTTCCTCGATGCGGCGGCGCGCGAAGGCGCCGAGGTCGTGACGCCCGTGTCGGCGGCCGCGAACCCGAGCGGCCCGGTCGCGGCCGACGCGTATGCGGCGATCTGCGACGCGATCGTCGCGGCCGCGCCCGGCTGCGACGCGGTGATGCTCGACCTGCACGGCGCGATGGTCGCCGAGCAGAGCGCGGACGGCGAGGGCGACCTGCTCGAACGCGTGCGCGCGGCGCTGCCCGATGCGCCGATCGCGGTCGCGCTCGACCTGCATGCGAACGTCACGCAGAAGATGATCGACCACGCGGACGTGATCGTCAGCTTCAAGACCTACCCGCACGTCGACATGTACGAGACCGGCGAGCATGCCGCGCGCGTGCTGCTCGACCGGATCCACGGCCGTGCGCGGCCGGTGCTCGCATGGCGGCAGCCGCCGCTGATGACCTCGACGCTGCGCAGCGCGAGCGCCGAAGGCGCGATGCGGCGCGCGCTGGACGCCGCGCGCGCGGCCGAGGCCGACGGAATGCTCGCGGTGTCGGTGCTGTCGGGGTTCTCGCTGGCCGACATTCCCGCGCCGTGCATCAGCGTCGTCGTGGTCGGCGACGGCGATCGCGCGGCGGCCGACGCCCTCGCCGAACGCATCGCGCGGCAGATCTGGGACGCGCGCGACGAATTCGTCTACCGCAGCGCGCCGCTCGCCGAATCGGTCGCGCAGGCCGCGGCGCTCGCGCGCGGTGCGGATCGTCCGGTGCTGCTGCTCGACCACGGCGACAACTGCATGTCGGGCGGCCCGTGCGACACGATGGACGTGCTCGAGGAAGCGCTCGCGCAGGGGCTCGACGGCCTCGTCAGCGGGCCGCTGTGCGACCCGGAGGCCGTCGCGCGGCTGATCGACGCCGGCGTCGGCGCGACCGTCACGGTGCCGGTCGGCAACAAGCTGCCGTCGCACGGCGGCGCGCGGCGCGAGCCGTTTCGCGCGACCGGCGTCGTGCGCGCGATCACCGACGGCGAATACGTGATCACGGGGCCGACCTATACCGGCCAGCGCGCGTACATGGGCCGCGCGGTCGTGCTCGACATCGGCGCGGCGACGCTCGTCGTCACCGAGCGCACGCAGGAGCCGTGGGATCTCGGCGTGTTCGAGAGCGTCGGCATCGATCCGCGCCGCGCGCGGTTTCTGCTGCTGAAATCGCGGATGTACTGCCGCCCCGTGTTCGTGCCGATCGCGGCCGCGCTCGTCGAATGCGACAGCCGCGGCGTCACGGGGTCGGACTACGGGCTGTTCCGCTACGAGCGGCTCGCGCGGCCCGTGTATCCGCTCGACGAGATCGGGCGATGGGACGCGGCGCCCGCGGCGTGACCGCGCATCCTGGCGCGGTCCGCCAGCTTGCCGCCGGTCTCGCCGGGCCGGCGGGCAAAACTGGTATGCTGACCGGCACCACGTTCATGCCGGAGGGCGTCATGGCCGCGAAGGAAGTCTCGAAGAAGAAGTATCTGAAGATCCTGAACAAGCGCCTGCGTGCCGAGCCGGATGCGCCGGCCGGCGTGTCGTTCGTCTTCTACCCGCCGGGTGCGAAGGCGAAGCACGCGACGGGCGTCGTTTCCAGCGAGCCGCGCAGCAAGCGCGAGCTGGCGATGATGGCCGCGATCCAGCGCAAGGCGGCCGAAGAGTTCGTCGTCACCGGCGCCTGACCGGCGCGGGCGGCGCTACGCGGCGGCCGCGTCGCAATGCGCGATCGCGCCGGCGAGCACGCGCGGGATGTCGCGCGTGATGGCCGCGCCGTGCATCGGCAGGATGATGTCGAGCTCGAGCGCCTGGATCCGGCGCAGCGCAGCCGCCATGTGCGCGAGCGAGGGCAGATAGTCGGAGCGCCTGATCGAGTCGAGGATGACGGGCAGCGGATCGTCCGCGTCGTCGTCGCCGAAGCGCATCAGTATGTCTGACGATAGCAGCGCGCGGTAGGCCGGCAGATACACGACCATCGCATCCCACTGGTGCACGTGCTTGGTGAACACCGGCACGATCTCGACGCCGGCGATCGTCGTCGGCTCGCCGTCCTTCAGCGGCTTCACGCGTACGCCGAACACGTCGGCCAGCCCGTGCGTACAGATCGGATGGCCGTAGGCGACGAGCGCGGGATTAGCGGCCAGGAATTCGGGCAGCGCACCCATCTCGTCGGCCTCGAAATGCGGGACGACGACGCCCGCCACGCTCGACGGCGCGATGCCGACCGTCGCGAGACTGTTGCGCAGCTGCGGAAAATTGGCGCGGGTGCCGGTTTCGATGCAGACGACCTCGCCGCTCGGCGAGCGGACGAAGAATTGGCTGAAGCCGAGGTTCAGCGCGTCGACGTAGGTTGTCGCGCGAAACAGGCCGCTGCGGATTTCTTCGATGCGGGACGCGTTCATCGGGATCACCTCGCGTGGGCAGTGGGGCGGGTGCCGGCGGAAACCGAAGCGCCGGTCCAGCGCCCGTTTCCGCCTATGACTTGCTTGCGAATGCGCGGCGTCACCTGCCTTCAACGGAGCGGGGCGAGGCGCGGCAGCTGCCGGCTATTGTAACGACGAATGCCGCCGCCCTGCGGGCGCAAAGGCGCGTTTGCGGCGCGCGGGCGCGCGCCGCGCCGCAGTCACGACACCTTGTCGGCCGTTGCCGGATAGCGGCCGCCGGCCGCATCGTCGCCCGTCGCGAGTTCTTCCAGCGCGAGCCCCTTCGTTTCGATCCCGAGCGTCCACACCGCGATCGCGGCCGCCGCGAACGACAGCGCGCCGAGCGTGAACACGCCGCCCTGGCCGAACACCGGCAGCACGACGCCCACCACGTAAGGCCCGATCAGCGAGCCGACGCGCCCGATCGCCGACGCGAAGCCCGAGCCCGTCGCGCGCGCGCCGGTGCCGTATAGAGCAGCGCCAGGCCATGACGTCGTGCGACCTGGCTCAACTGCCGATGCCGACGTACAAACCGGTGTTCATCGAGCGCGCGATCGGTAGCGCCACGGTGCGCTACGCCGGCTTTTCGATCACCTGCGCCAGCACCGGCTGTGCCGTCTACGGTCCGGTTCGGCGGGTCGCCCAGTTCGTGCCTCGAGACGGGCTGGTTCGGTTCGACCCGGCGACTGTTGATCAGGTCTGCCACCCGGCGACGCGCAACGCTGCGGCGAAGTCCGCGGTGCCGTTGTTCAGCAGTCAGGGGAACTCCGCGCTCCATCTCGGCTACCTGATCCAGCAGGCCGGCAATGCACGAGGCGCCTACCTCGACGAGACGCCAAAATTTCCGGTTCATCGAGGATTACCGGGGAACGCGGCGCGGATTTTGAGGAAGAAGTATTCCTCGTCGCGGTACCCGTAGGCCCGACGCTTGATGACCTTGATGGTGTTGTTGATGCCTTCGACGACGCTGGTATTGAGCGGATGGCGGCAGCGGGCGAGGATTCCGTGCCAGTACCCCTGCAGGCGCTGCGCGAACAGTTGTAGCGCGGCAATCCCGCTTTGCCGGGCTTGTTCGATCCAGTGTTCCCAGGCCTTTTCCGCCCAGGCAGGCTTTCGGTAGAACCAGAGCCGTTTGAGTTCGTCGCGTAGCACGTAGACGCACAGCAACGGCTGATTGGCAGCCAGCAGTTCCTTCAGATGCACGGACTGCTCGGGCTTCAGGTTGTGGCGGTTGCGCAGCAGCAGCCAGCGACTGGATTTCAATACCTTGCGGGCCGGCCGGTCATGGCGTAACTGATTGGCCTGATCCACTCGCACCCGATCGATCACTTCGCGCCCGTACTTGGCCACGACGTGGAACAGGTCGTAGACCACCTCGGCCTGCGGACACTGCGCCTTGATTTCCAGCTCGTAGGCCGTGGTCATGTCGATCGCGACTGCTTCGATGCGCTCGGCGACACCCTCAGGAAGCTGCTCGAAGAAGGCGCGGGCCGTCTCGCGTGAGCGTCCCGATCCAATCCAAAGCACCTGCCGGCCGATCGGATCGACCACCACCGTGGCATATCGATGGCCTTTATGGAGTGCAAACTCGTCCATCGCAAGATAACGGATCGTCGACCAGTCCGGCTCAGCCACACGCGCTTGCAAGCGCATCTTGTCGATCGATTTGACCGTGTGCCAGCCCAGATCGTAGAAGGTCGCCACTGCCTGCACGCTGGCTGCTTGCAGCAGTTTCTCGCAGGCCTTGGCAAATCGCTCCGTCACTCGCTGGTAACGGCCCAGCCACGCCAGTTTCTCCAGCCGTGGACCGCCGCAGCGTTCGCACCAGACCCGGCGGCGGGGGACGTGCAGCACTACTCGGTACTCGAACAGCGGCAGATCGCGCACGCGGCGAACTATCGTCTCGTGGATTTGATTGCACCGCGCACCGCATTGCTCGCAGTACATCACCTTGCTGACCGGCTTCAAATGCAGCGATAGCGTGCGCTTTTCTCCTTGCGGCCATTCCACACGCTCCAACCGATAGCCGGTCCAGCAGCCCAGTGCCTGAAGTGCCTTTCGATCGAGCAATTGCCTCCTCCGACATCCTTAGAATCAGGTGTCACATTATGCAATCGCTCGAAAACCCTCCACGGTTTTCTGCGATGAACCAAATTTCCGGAGATCACATTCGAGATAAAGACAGAGCAGCCTCCACCGTATCAATGGAAGTGGACGATCACGTGGGACGCGCAGGTGAGCGGACTTCGGGAGAAACCACGCGGCAAAAAGCTCAAAACCTTCTCGGATACCGGCTCGTTCTCGAGCAATGACAAAACCTGGGTCGCCGATCTGGGCGGGAAGATCTTGGGCGGCAAACTGGTGGTCGAGGTCACTGCAGGTACGGAGCAATTCCGACGCACGGTTTTTATCGTCGGCACAAACCCGAGCAAAGACGCTGTGCTCGAATTTTTGAAGACCCAGAAGGACGCCGTCGGCTTCGATCGTGTGATCAATCAGGAAAGTCACTACAAGAACTTCATCAATGCGGATCAGGAACCCGTCGTCGCCTTTGACAACGGGTACGGCATGACACAGATGACCAATCCAGCGCCTACTTACGAACAAGTGTGGAATTGGAAAGAGAATATCAAGGTGGGCATCAAGCTCTATCAAGAGAAGCAGGGGTATGCCAAGAAAGATTTGGCTGGTCATCCATATACCGAAGATCAACTGATCCGTGCGACGTTTTCTCGTTGGAATGGCAGCGTCTACTACCGGTGGGACGAATCATCGAACGCTTGGGTGCCGAATGGGACGATTATGTGCGATCCGGACACCAGCAACATTGGCTGGGATATGTCGAAAGATGCGAACAAGGATAAGACTGTGGAAGAATTGCACAAACGCGACAAGGACACATACAAGAGTGGGAAGGCAGGTCGTTCCGATTGGAGCAGCCCCCTGAAACGCCGGACACAGTCACCCACTTACAATAACGGGTAGGCATAAGACTGTGTTTTTGACTAACACTAGGCAGGAAGTGATGGAAGTGTTGACGGGCCCGGAGCGCCGGCGGCGCTGGACGGCGGAGCAAAAGCTGGCGATGGTTCGCGAGAGTTTCGAACCAGGGAAGTCGGTTTCGATGGTCGCGCGGCAGCACGGCGTGAACCCGAACCAGCTGTTCCACTGGCGCAAGCTGTACCAGGATGGGAGCCTGTCAGCGGTCAAGGCTGGCGAGGAAGTGGTTCCGGCCTCAGAGCTGGCCGACGCGCTCAAGCAGATTCGCGAGCTGCAACGGATGCTCGGCAAGAAGACCATGGAGAACGAGATTCTCCGCGAAGCAGTCGAGTACGGCCGGGCAAAAAAATGGATAGCGCACTCGCCCTCGCTGCCGGAGGACGACCAGTGAAACTGGTTTGTGAAGTTCTCGGCGTGTCGCGCTCGAACGTATCGGCACGACTGTCGCGTCCGGCGACGTGGCGCGATGGCCGTCAATCGCGGCAGACGGACGATGCGAGCGTGGTCGAGGAAATCCGCCGAGTCGTCGGCGATTTGCCCAGCTATGGCTATCGCCGGGTGTGGGGCTCGCTGCGCAATGAACGCATTGCTGCCGGACAGGTGCCGTTCAATGCGAAGCGCATCTATCGCATCATGCGCACTCACGGTCTGCTGATGCAACGGCGTCCAGCCCCGCCTCGGCCGCAACGTCGGCACGATGGCAAGGTGGCCGTCGCGCGCAGCAATCAGCGATGGTGCTCGGACGGCTTCGAGTTCCGCTGCGACAACGGCGAGCCGCTGCGGGTGACGTTTGCGCTGGATTGC includes these proteins:
- a CDS encoding IS3 family transposase (programmed frameshift), producing the protein MEVLTGPERRRRWTAEQKLAMVRESFEPGKSVSMVARQHGVNPNQLFHWRKLYQDGSLSAVKAGEEVVPASELADALKQIRELQRMLGKKTMENEILREAVEYGRGKKMDSALALAAGGRPVKLVCEVLGVSRSNVSARLSRPATWRDGRQSRQTDDASVVEEIRRVVGDLPSYGYRRVWGSLRNERIAAGQVPFNAKRIYRIMRTHGLLMQRRPAPPRPQRRHDGKVAVARSNQRWCSDGFEFRCDNGEPLRVTFALDCCDREAMSWAATTAGHSGDIVRDVMLAAVENRFGNELHTPSEIEWLSDNGSGYTADDTRRFAVAIGLKPLTTPVCSPQSNGMAESFVKTMKRDYVAFMPKPDAATAARNLAIAFEHYNEKHPHSALKYRSPREFRRSMDSATLV
- a CDS encoding ABC transporter ATP-binding protein translates to MMLDVKDLHACYGKSHILQGVSLNVREGETVTLLGRNGAGKSTTLKTIAGVVAPSGGAVAFAGRPVAGQPAHRIAARGLCFVPEHRGIFRLLTVEENLRLGARRDSPWQLDDIYRIFPRLKERRRNGGAQLSGGEQQMLAIGRALMNHPRLLMLDEPVEGLAPVIVEEIVEQLKQIKAAGVAILLVEQNLEVCTQLADRHFIIEQGVIVYEGGNAAFAADHEVKDRYLGVGVA
- a CDS encoding ABC transporter ATP-binding protein; this encodes MSEAILEARGIVKRYGKFTALGGVDLRIMPRTVHSVIGPNGAGKTTLFHTLTGTLPITSGSIVFDGHDVTQEPDYKRVRRGIARSFQVTSLFPNLSVRENLRVAAQGVESRRALNPWTPPRGALAHDGIVDEVLERLGLQRFAGTAAAALSHGQQRRLEVGMALAARPRAIFLDEPTSGMGIDDLDDMKALIRGLRDDYTVVLIEHNMGIVMDISDTITVMQQGRVLVEGKPDAIRGDERVRTAYLGNMITGGRA
- a CDS encoding MBL fold metallo-hydrolase, which codes for MNASRIEEIRSGLFRATTYVDALNLGFSQFFVRSPSGEVVCIETGTRANFPQLRNSLATVGIAPSSVAGVVVPHFEADEMGALPEFLAANPALVAYGHPICTHGLADVFGVRVKPLKDGEPTTIAGVEIVPVFTKHVHQWDAMVVYLPAYRALLSSDILMRFGDDDADDPLPVILDSIRRSDYLPSLAHMAAALRRIQALELDIILPMHGAAITRDIPRVLAGAIAHCDAAAA
- a CDS encoding M81 family metallopeptidase is translated as MKILIARMNHETNTFSPVPTPLSAFGRNGPDWGDDADRANRGMRTAMAAFLDAAAREGAEVVTPVSAAANPSGPVAADAYAAICDAIVAAAPGCDAVMLDLHGAMVAEQSADGEGDLLERVRAALPDAPIAVALDLHANVTQKMIDHADVIVSFKTYPHVDMYETGEHAARVLLDRIHGRARPVLAWRQPPLMTSTLRSASAEGAMRRALDAARAAEADGMLAVSVLSGFSLADIPAPCISVVVVGDGDRAAADALAERIARQIWDARDEFVYRSAPLAESVAQAAALARGADRPVLLLDHGDNCMSGGPCDTMDVLEEALAQGLDGLVSGPLCDPEAVARLIDAGVGATVTVPVGNKLPSHGGARREPFRATGVVRAITDGEYVITGPTYTGQRAYMGRAVVLDIGAATLVVTERTQEPWDLGVFESVGIDPRRARFLLLKSRMYCRPVFVPIAAALVECDSRGVTGSDYGLFRYERLARPVYPLDEIGRWDAAPAA
- a CDS encoding ISL3 family transposase, with product MLDRKALQALGCWTGYRLERVEWPQGEKRTLSLHLKPVSKVMYCEQCGARCNQIHETIVRRVRDLPLFEYRVVLHVPRRRVWCERCGGPRLEKLAWLGRYQRVTERFAKACEKLLQAASVQAVATFYDLGWHTVKSIDKMRLQARVAEPDWSTIRYLAMDEFALHKGHRYATVVVDPIGRQVLWIGSGRSRETARAFFEQLPEGVAERIEAVAIDMTTAYELEIKAQCPQAEVVYDLFHVVAKYGREVIDRVRVDQANQLRHDRPARKVLKSSRWLLLRNRHNLKPEQSVHLKELLAANQPLLCVYVLRDELKRLWFYRKPAWAEKAWEHWIEQARQSGIAALQLFAQRLQGYWHGILARCRHPLNTSVVEGINNTIKVIKRRAYGYRDEEYFFLKIRAAFPGNPR
- a CDS encoding Zn-dependent hydrolase, whose protein sequence is MQVEDSGPDVATRALRVDGARLWDSLMRLAQIGATSKGGVCRLALTERDREARDLFVAWAKAIGCSVRIDAIGNIFARRAGACDDLPPVMTGSHIDTQPTGGKFDGNYGVLAGLEVLRALDDAGVRTRAPLEVAVWTNEEGSRFVPVMMGSGVFAGAFALEHALAQHDRDGVSVRDALAAIGYAGDAAGAHPVGAYFEAHIEQGPVLEAHATTIGVVEGALGQRWYDVTVHGMEAHAGPTPMELRRDALLTAADLVRTVNGIARAHAPHGRGTVGWVDVHPNSRNVIPGRVTLTVDLRAVDDATLAAMDAALRAACADAATQADMRIDVEQVVYFPPQPFDAALVEQVRAGANALGLSSMNVISGAGHDAVYLARVAPTAMIFVPCKDGISHNEIEDADPAHLEAGCNVLLQAMLGAAGIAEGDAR